From one Carassius auratus strain Wakin unplaced genomic scaffold, ASM336829v1 scaf_tig00002779, whole genome shotgun sequence genomic stretch:
- the ccl20a.4 gene encoding monocyte chemotactic protein 1B, translating to MMNRLVLTSSTLLLLLCVWVNLSQSSPVRCCTKYSSLPFPVLRLKDFTRQDATMTCNIEAVIFTTVKNRQVCANPDDLWVQRAIVHIQNTKKSS from the exons ATGATGAACAGACTCGTCCTGACGTCATCCacgctgctgctgttgctgtgtgTCTGGGTCAACTTGAGTCAAAGCA GTCCGGTGAGGTGCTGTACCAAATATTCATCACTGCCGTTTCCTGTCCTCCGACTGAAAGACTTCACTCGACAGGACGCCACCATGACCTGCAACATAGAGGCTGTCAT TTTTACTACGGTGAAGAACAGACAGGTCTGTGCTAACCCTGATGATCTATGGGTTCAGAGGGCCATCGTGCATATCCA GAACACAAAAAAGTCATCATAA
- the LOC113070019 gene encoding C-C motif chemokine 20-like — translation MTRISATVIILMVVALSVLHTDASALSCCRKYTKGVISMTYIKGYSIQTMTRNCHIDAVIFHTYKGKNICTDPSKAWVMENIRKLKEKVQVISKKHSRV, via the exons atGACTCGAATTTCAGCTACCGTGATCATACTTATGGTTGTAGCTCTTAGTGTGCTTCATACAGATGCCTCTGCTTTGT CATGTTGCAGGAAGTATACCAAAGGAGTAATATCAATGACATATATTAAAGGATATTCCATTCAGACCATGACAAGAAACTGCCACATTGATGCTGTCAT ATTCCACACATACAAAGGCAAGAACATCTGCACAGACCCCTCCAAAGCCTGGGTGATGGAAAATATCCGTAAGCTAAA GGAGAAAGTGCAAGTAATCAGCAAAAAACATTCAAGGGTCTAA